The genomic segment TCGGCTTGCGTACGGAGACGCCCGCGGGCGGTGCTACTTCTTGCGGCCGCGCTTCTCGCGCACCCGCACCGAGATGTGGATCGGCGTGCCCTCGAAGCCGAACTCCTCGCGCAGACGGCGCTCGAGGAAGCGGCGGTAGCCCGCCTCGATGAAGCCGGAGGCGAAGAAGACGAACCGCGGCGGCTTGGTGCCGGCCTGCGTGCCGAAGAGGATGCGGGGCTGCTTGCCGCCGCGGACCGGGTGCGGGTGCGAGGCGACGATCTCGCCGAGGAACGCGTTCAGACGCCCGGTCGGCACGCGCGTCTCCCAGCCCTCCAGGGCCGCCTCGATCGCCGGGACCAGCTTCTCCATGTGGCGCCCCGTGGCCGCCGACACGTTGACGCGCGGTGCCCAGGCCACCTGGCCGAGCTCCGTCTCGATCTCCCGCTCCAGGTAGTAGCGGCGCTCCTCGTCGAGGGTGTCCCACTTGTTGTACGCGACGACGATCGCACGGCCCGCCTCGACGGCCATGGTCACGATGCGCTGGTCCTGGACCGAGATGGTCTCGGAGGCGTCGATGAGGATCACCGCGACCTCCGCCTTCTCGACGGCGGCCGCGGTGCGCAGCGAGGCGTAGTAGTCCGCGCCCTGCTGGAGGTGGACGCGCTTGCGGATGCCCGCCGTGTCGACGAACTTCCAGGTCACGCCGCCCAGCTCGATGAGCTCGTCGACCGGGTCGCGGGTGGTGCCCGCCAGCTCGTTGACGACCACGCGGTCCTCGTTGGCCACCTTGTTGAGCAGCGAGGACTTGCCGACGTTCGGACGGCCGATGAGCGCGATGCGGCGCGGTCCGCCGATGGCCGTGCCGAAGGTCTGCGCGGGCGCCTCGGGCAGCGCCTCCAGGACGGCGTCCAGCATGTCGCCGGTGCCGCGGCCGTGCAGCGCGGAGATCGGGTGCGGCTCGCCGAGGCCAAGGGACCACAGGGCGGTGGCGTCGGCCTCGCCGGACGGGCCATCGACCTTGTTGGCGCAGAGCACGACGGGCTTGCCGGCCTTGCGGAGCAGGCGCACGACGGCCTCGTCCGTGTCGGTGGCGCCGACCGTGGCGTCGACGACGAAGACCACGGCGTCCGCGGCCTCGATCGCGTACTCCGCCTGGGCGGCGACGGACGCGTCGATGCCGAGCACGTCCTGCTCCCAGCCGCCGGTGTCGACGAGCTTGAAGCGGCGGCCCGACCACTCGGCCTCATAGGTGACGCGGTCGCGGGTCACGCCGGGGCGGTCCTCCACGACGGCCTCGCGGCGGCCGATGATGCGGTTCACCAGAGTCGACTTGCCGACATTGGGGCGGCCGATGACGGCGAGGACGGGCAGCGGGCCGTGGCCCGCCTCCTCGATGGCGCCCTCGACGTCCTCGATGTCGAAGCCCTCTTCGGCGGCGAGCTCCATGAACTGTGCGTACTCGGCGTCGCCGAGCGCCCCGTGGTCGTGCTCGGCGAAGCCGTCGCCCTCGGGCTGGATCTGGTCGTTCATGAAGTCCGTACCTCGTCGTTCATCGTGGTGATCGGTGCACCGGCCTCGTGTCGGTCCTGCGCACTACTTGATAAGTCTCGCTCAGCGCCCGGTCAGGCGCCTGGCGTTTTCCAGGTGGCCGGTGAGCCGCTCCTGGATGCGCACGGTCGCCTCGTCGAGCGCCTTGCGCGTGCGGCGGCCGCTGCCGTCGCCCGCGTCGAAGGGGTCTCCGAAGACGACGTCGACGCGGCTGCGGAGCGGGGGCAGCTGCTTTATCAACCGGCCGGGCCGCTCGGTGCTTCCCAGCACCGCGACCGGCACGATCGGGGCGCCCGCCCGCACCGCGAAGTACGCGAGCCCGGCCCGCAGCGACGCGAAGTCTCCCTCGCCCCGGGTGCCCTCCGGGAAGATGCCCAGGACGCCGCCCTGCTCCAGGACGCCGAGCGCCCGGGTGATCGCCGTGCGGTCGGCGACCGAGCGGTCGACCTTCAGCTGGCCGATGCCGTGCAGGAAGGAGCCGAGGGGCCCGATGAACGCTTCCTTCTTGATCAGGAAGTGCGTGGGCCGGGGGGCGACGCCCATGACCATCGGGCCGTCGACGTTGTGCGAGTGGTTGACGGCCAGGATCACGGGGCCGCTCGCGGGCACCCGCCAGGCGCCGAGCACCCGCGGCTTCCACAGGCCGTACATGAGGCCGACGCCGATCCGGCGGCCGACCTCCGCGCCCCGCTCGGAAGCACCCTCTGTCACTTGCCGGCCCGCTTCTCCTCGACGAGGGTGACGACGCACTCGATGACCTGCTGGAGCGTGAGCTCGGTGGTGTCGACCTCGACGGCGTCGTCCGCCTTGGCCAGCGGGGACGTCTTGCGGCTGGAGTCGGCCGCGTCCCGCTTGATCAGGGCTTCCTGCGTCGCCTTGATGTCGGCGCCCTTCAGCTCGCCGGAGCGGCGGGCGGCGCGCGCCTCGGGCGACGCGGTGAGGAAGATCTTCAGGTCGGCGTCGGGCAGCACGGTCGTGCCGATGTCACGGCCCTCGACGACGATGCCCTTCTCGGCCGAGACCGCGATGGTGCGCTGCAGCTCGGTGATGCGGGTGCGGACCTCGGGGACGGCGCTGACCGCGCTGACCTTCGAGGTGACGTCGGTGGTGCGGATCGGCCCTGCGACGTCCGTGCCGTCGACCGTGATGGTCGGGGCGGCCGGGTCGGTGCCGGAGACGATCTCGGGCTTGCCCGCGACGGCGGCGATGGCGGTCGGGTCGGTGAGGTCGATGCCGTTGTGCACCATCCACCAGGTGATGGCCCGGTACTGGGCGCCGGTGTCCAGGTAGCTGAGGCCGAGCTGGGCGGCGACAGCCTTCGAGGTGCTCGACTTGCCCGTGCCGGACGGTCCGTCGATGGCGACGATCACGGCTGCCGGGGCGGCGGTTTCGGCTGTTTCCACGGGGCTGTGGGCACCTTTCGCATGACGCGGGCCAGGGAGGCGGGGCGCGAACGCGCCCCGCACAAGGTTACTGGCTCGCACACCCTGCCCCGACAGCCCCCGCACGGGCCCGCTACTGCCGGATGGACCAGCCCCGCTCCCGCAGCGCCGCCGTGAGCACCGGCACGGACCTCGGCTCGACCATGAGCTGCACCAGACCGGCCTGCTGACCGGTCGCGTGCTCGATGCGGACGTCCTCGATGTTGACGCCCGCGCTGTCCGCGTCGGCGAAGATGCGGGCCAGCTGGCCGGGCTGGTCGTTGATGAGCACCGCGACGACCTCGTACGCGGCCGGGGCGGCGCCGTGCTTGCCGGGCACCCTGACCTGTCCCGCGTTGCCGCGCCGCAGCATGCTCTCGACGCCTGCGGCGCCCTCGGCCCACTTCGCGCCGTCGGCGGACTGCAGCGCGCGCAGCGCCGTCACCGTGTCGTCGAGGTCGGCGGCGACCTCCGCGAGCAGGTCGGCGACCGGGCCGGGGTTGGCGGAGAGGATGTCGATCCACATCCGCGGGTCGGACGCGGCGATCCGCGTGACGTCGCGGATGCCCTGGCCGCAGAGGCGTACCGCGGACTCCTCGGCGTTCTCCAGGCGGGCCGCGACCATGCTGGAGACCAGGTGCGGCATGTGCGAGACGAGGGCGACCGCACGGTCGTGGGCATCGGCGTCCATGACGACGGGCACGGCGCGGCAGAAGGCGACGAGCTCCAGAGCGAGGTTGAGGACCTCGGTGTCGGTGTCCCGGGTCGGCGTGAGCACCCAGGGCCGGCCCTCGAAGAGGTCGGCGGTGGCGGCCAGCGGGCCGCTGCGCTCGCGCCCGGACATGGGGTGCGTGCCGATGTACGGGGTGAGGTCGAGGCCGAGCGCCTCCAGCTCGCGGCGCGGGCCGCCCTTGACGCTGGCCACGTCGATGTAGGCGCGCGCGAGGCCGCGGCCCATCGCGTCGGCGAGCGAGGTGGCGACGTGCGCGGGCGGCACGGCGACGACGCAGAGGTCGACGACGCCCGCGGGCGCCTCGTCCGTGCCCGCGCCGAGCGCGGCGGCGGTGCGGGCCTGCTCCGGGTCGTGGTCCGCGAGGTGCACGGCGACGCCGCGGGAGGCGAGGGCCAGGGCTGCGGAGGTGCCGATCAGGCCGGTGCCGATGACGAGGGCGGTTCTCACTGGGCGATGTCCTTGCGGAGTGCGGCCGCGGCGCCGAGGTACACGTGGGTGACCTCGGAGCGGGTCCGGTCGGTGTCGATGTGCGCGAGTATGCGGACGACGCGGGGCAGGGCGCCCTCGACGTCCAGCTCCTGCGCGCAGATCAGCGGTACGTCGACGATGCCGAGTCCGCGGGCGGCGGCCGCGGGGAAGTCGCAGTGCAGGTCAGGCGTGGCCGTGAACCAGATGCTGATCAGGTCCTCCTGCGTCAGCCCGTTCCGCTCCAGGACGGCGGTGAGCAGCGCGCCGACCTGCTCGGCCATGTGCCCGGCCTCGTCCCGTTCCAGCTGGACGGCGCCCCGGACCGCTCGTACCGCCACGTCGCTCCTCTTCTCGTATTGCGTACGCAATAGGTGGACGGCAAGCCTATCCAGCGCCCGGAAGCGCGGCGCGCGGCGCCCGCCCACCGAGACGTACAGGGCGCACCGGTGTCGCCGCGATCCCCCCTCTCCATCTTGTGGGCCGATCGGGGGTTGCTCAGCCCTGGACGAGTGGGTCGTGGGTCCGCTTGCATGGGGGTCGGCAGGTGCCGCGCCTCGGGGGAGGCCCGTATGAAGCGCTCAGGTCCACTGCTCACTCTTCTGACCGGGCTGCTGCTCGCCCTGTTCATGCTGTCGCTCAACGCGACGACGGAGACGGGCGCCTCGTCGTACGGGGAGGACGCGCCCGCCCCCGCGACGCCCTCTCCCACGAAGCCGTCCACCAAGCCCAGCGACAAACCCGCCGACAGGCCCGCCGGCAAGCCGCCGGCCAAGGCCGACTACGCGGGCCGTACCGACGACGACACCTCCGCGGTCTCGATCTCGGTGCGTGACGGCAAGGCCATCGCGTACTACTGCGACGGCCGCGACACCGAGTCCTGGCTCAAGGGGAACGTCGAGGACGACGGCTCGATGCGCCTCACCGGCAGGCACGGCGCGAAGCTCGACGGTCGGATCATCGGCAAGAAGGTCCGCGGCACCGTCGATGTCGACAAAGAGGCCCACAAGTTCACCGCCGACAAGGCCGTCAAGCCGTCCGGGCTCTACCGCGCCACGACCGAGGTGCGCGGCGCGAAGCTCGACGGCGCCTGGATCGTCCTGCCCGACGGCCGCCAGGTCGGCATCCTCAAGCGCGGCGACGAACCCCGGAAGGCCCCGCGCCTCGACCCCGAGACCCGCACCGTCCGCGTCGACGGCGACGTCATCACCGCCCGTCCAGTGACGCCCTAGCGCTTCATACCGCCGTTTCACCCGTGGAGGGAGACCCGTATGAGCGTCGACCCGAGCGCCCCCACCCAGGGCGGCTTCCCCGTGCCCCCGGGCGCGGGCGGCCACCGCGCGCCGAGCGCCGCCCGCTACCTGGTGCCGGCGCTGGTCGCCGCCGCCGTGGCGGTCGGCCTCAGTGCGTACGGCAAGGTCCACGACCCGGCGGGCACCGCCTTCAACCTCGCCGGGTTCAGCAGCACGAGCGCGGTGAAGTCCTGGCTGGCCACGGCGGCGTTCGCGTTCGTGCCGGTCCAGGTCGTGTCGGCGCTGATGCTGTACGGGAAGGTCCCCGGGCCCTCCTGGTCGGCGGCGCTGCACCGCTGGTCGGGCCGGATCGCGTTCCTGGTCTCCGTGCCCGTGGCGGTGCACTGCCTCTATGCGCTCGGCTACCAGACGTACTCCACGCGCGTGCTGTGGCACTCACTGCTCGGCTGCTTCTTCTACGGGGCGTTCAGCGCCAAGATGCTGCTCCTGCGCACGGAGCGGCTGCCCGGTTGGCTGCTCCCCCTGGTCGCCGGCCTGGTCTTCGCCGCCCTTACGGGGATCTGGCTGTCGTCCGCGCTGTGGTTCTTCCGGACGTTCGGGGTGACGACATGAGCGGTGGCGGGGGCAGGGGCGGAAGCGGGGGCACGTCGCGGCGGGCGGTCCTGGCGGCGGGCGCGGTGGCGCTCGCGGCGGGGTGCACCGAGTACGGCGACGAGGGCGCGGAGCCGGAGCCGCCGGACTCCGCCGCGCCCGACGGCTCCACGCCCGCCTCGCGGACTCCCCCGGCGGGCGACGAGCCGCCCGCGGGCCCCGAGCTGGCGAAGACCTCCGAGGTGCCGGTGGGCGGCGGCAAGGTCGTCAAGGACAAGAAGGTCGTCGTGACGCAGCCGGAGAGCGGCACCTTCAAGGCGTTCTCGGCGGTCTGCACCCACTCGGGCTGCCTGGTCGCGGAGGTCGCGGACGGCACGATCAACTGCCCGTGTCACGGCAGCAAGTACCGGGTGGCCGACGCGTCGGTGGCGGACGGGCCCGCCCCGCGCCCGCTGTCCGAGGAGAAGATCACGGTCACCGGAAATTCGATCACCCTGGGCTGATCCGGGCCCGTACGCTCCCTGCATGCACCCTCAGGACCTGGTACGCGACCACACCGTCTACTCCTGCGTGATGGGTTCGCGCGCCTTCGGCCTGGCCACGGACGACAGCGACACGGACCGCAGGGGCATCTTCCTGGCCCCCACGCCGCTGTTCTGGCGCTTCGACAAACCCCCGACGCACGTGGACGGCCCCGCCGACGAGCAGTTCAGCTGGGAGCTGGAGCGGTTCTGCGAGCTCGCGCTGCGCGCCAACCCGAACATCCTGGAGTGCCTGCACTCGCCGCTCGTGGAGCACGTCACGGAGACCGGGCGGGAACTGCTCTCGCTGCGCGGCGCGTTCCTCTCCCGCCAGGCCCACGACACCTTCGCCCGTTACGCACTGGGCCAGCGCAAGAAGCTCGACGCCGACGTCCGCACGCACGGCGCCCCGCGCTGGAAGCACGCCATGCACCTGCTGCGGCTGCTGATGTCCTGCCGCGACCTGCTGCGCACCGGCGTGCTGACCATCGACGTCGGCGACCAGCGGGAGCCGCTGCTCGCGGTGAAGCGCGGCGAGCTCTCCTGGCCTCAGGTCGAGTCCTGGATGAACCGGCTCGCCGCGGAGTCGGAGGACGCGGCCGTGCACACCCCGCTCCCGGCCGAACCCGACCGGGAGCGGATCGAGGACTTCCTGTTCCGCACGCGCCGGACGTCAGCCCTGAAGCCCGTTGAGCCCCTGGAGCCGCACGCGGACGACGAGGTCGTGCAGCGCGTCGTACGCCGTGTGGGAACCGGGCAGCACTGACGCCGCCTGCGCCTCGTCGAGGACGGCGTGCAGCCGCTCCACGTCGGCGGCCACGCGCGCGTGGCCCACGTCGGCACCGCCGTGCTCCGCCTCGGCCTTGGCGGCGACGAGGTCCGGCAGATAGGCAGGGGCATCCACCTCGCCGATCAGCGTGGGCAGGTGGGCCACCACGACGCCGCTGCGCATCAGATGGATCCCGGTGAGCAGCACGCGGAACGTGTAGAGCAGCGGCTTGAGCTCGCCGTTCTTCTCGAAGAGCCGCCACTGGGTGTTGGCGAAGCCCCGGTAGTGGTGGGCGTGGTTGCTGGTGAGGACGTCCGGTGCGAGCGCGACGAGCTCCGCGTGCGTGTCGGTGGTGTGCACGACCAGCGGCGAGAGCAGCTGCTCAAGGACGTATCCGTTGTTGCGCAGCATCAGCCGGACGAACTTGCGCAGGTCGTGGGTGACGAGGTCCATCTCGACGCCGTCCCTGAACCACATCCTCGACCGCGTCTCCTCCGGCTCCCGCAGCCCCACCAGATCGGTCACGGGCAGCAGGTGCACGCCCCGCATGTCCACGTCCGAGTCGCGCGAGGGGAAGCCGTACAGGTGCGCCCCGGAGACCGTCGCGAAGAGCAGCGGGTCGCGCTGCTCGGCGACGACGGAGGTCAGGTCGGTGTCCAGGTCGGGGCCGAGGTCCACAGTCATGGCTCAAGCGTCCCAGAGCGCCCCGAACCCCTGAAGCTCGACCCTGTGTTCGACGCGGCCCACCCACTCCGCCGGCCACGCGTCCGCGCCGAGGTGGGCCCCCGCGAACGCGCCCGTGAGGCAGGCGATCGAGTCCGAGTCGCCCGACGTGCAGGCCGCCCTGCGCAGCGCGGTGAGCGGTTCGTCGACGAACATCAGGAAGCAGAGCAGACCCGTGGCGAAGGCCTCCTCGGCGATCCACCCCTCGCCCGTCGCGA from the Streptomyces venezuelae genome contains:
- the der gene encoding ribosome biogenesis GTPase Der produces the protein MNDQIQPEGDGFAEHDHGALGDAEYAQFMELAAEEGFDIEDVEGAIEEAGHGPLPVLAVIGRPNVGKSTLVNRIIGRREAVVEDRPGVTRDRVTYEAEWSGRRFKLVDTGGWEQDVLGIDASVAAQAEYAIEAADAVVFVVDATVGATDTDEAVVRLLRKAGKPVVLCANKVDGPSGEADATALWSLGLGEPHPISALHGRGTGDMLDAVLEALPEAPAQTFGTAIGGPRRIALIGRPNVGKSSLLNKVANEDRVVVNELAGTTRDPVDELIELGGVTWKFVDTAGIRKRVHLQQGADYYASLRTAAAVEKAEVAVILIDASETISVQDQRIVTMAVEAGRAIVVAYNKWDTLDEERRYYLEREIETELGQVAWAPRVNVSAATGRHMEKLVPAIEAALEGWETRVPTGRLNAFLGEIVASHPHPVRGGKQPRILFGTQAGTKPPRFVFFASGFIEAGYRRFLERRLREEFGFEGTPIHISVRVREKRGRKK
- a CDS encoding lysophospholipid acyltransferase family protein produces the protein MYGLWKPRVLGAWRVPASGPVILAVNHSHNVDGPMVMGVAPRPTHFLIKKEAFIGPLGSFLHGIGQLKVDRSVADRTAITRALGVLEQGGVLGIFPEGTRGEGDFASLRAGLAYFAVRAGAPIVPVAVLGSTERPGRLIKQLPPLRSRVDVVFGDPFDAGDGSGRRTRKALDEATVRIQERLTGHLENARRLTGR
- the cmk gene encoding (d)CMP kinase yields the protein METAETAAPAAVIVAIDGPSGTGKSSTSKAVAAQLGLSYLDTGAQYRAITWWMVHNGIDLTDPTAIAAVAGKPEIVSGTDPAAPTITVDGTDVAGPIRTTDVTSKVSAVSAVPEVRTRITELQRTIAVSAEKGIVVEGRDIGTTVLPDADLKIFLTASPEARAARRSGELKGADIKATQEALIKRDAADSSRKTSPLAKADDAVEVDTTELTLQQVIECVVTLVEEKRAGK
- a CDS encoding prephenate dehydrogenase; translated protein: MRTALVIGTGLIGTSAALALASRGVAVHLADHDPEQARTAAALGAGTDEAPAGVVDLCVVAVPPAHVATSLADAMGRGLARAYIDVASVKGGPRRELEALGLDLTPYIGTHPMSGRERSGPLAATADLFEGRPWVLTPTRDTDTEVLNLALELVAFCRAVPVVMDADAHDRAVALVSHMPHLVSSMVAARLENAEESAVRLCGQGIRDVTRIAASDPRMWIDILSANPGPVADLLAEVAADLDDTVTALRALQSADGAKWAEGAAGVESMLRRGNAGQVRVPGKHGAAPAAYEVVAVLINDQPGQLARIFADADSAGVNIEDVRIEHATGQQAGLVQLMVEPRSVPVLTAALRERGWSIRQ
- the aroH gene encoding chorismate mutase, which codes for MAVRAVRGAVQLERDEAGHMAEQVGALLTAVLERNGLTQEDLISIWFTATPDLHCDFPAAAARGLGIVDVPLICAQELDVEGALPRVVRILAHIDTDRTRSEVTHVYLGAAAALRKDIAQ
- a CDS encoding DUF6529 family protein; protein product: MSVDPSAPTQGGFPVPPGAGGHRAPSAARYLVPALVAAAVAVGLSAYGKVHDPAGTAFNLAGFSSTSAVKSWLATAAFAFVPVQVVSALMLYGKVPGPSWSAALHRWSGRIAFLVSVPVAVHCLYALGYQTYSTRVLWHSLLGCFFYGAFSAKMLLLRTERLPGWLLPLVAGLVFAALTGIWLSSALWFFRTFGVTT
- a CDS encoding Rieske (2Fe-2S) protein, giving the protein MSGGGGRGGSGGTSRRAVLAAGAVALAAGCTEYGDEGAEPEPPDSAAPDGSTPASRTPPAGDEPPAGPELAKTSEVPVGGGKVVKDKKVVVTQPESGTFKAFSAVCTHSGCLVAEVADGTINCPCHGSKYRVADASVADGPAPRPLSEEKITVTGNSITLG
- a CDS encoding DNA polymerase beta superfamily protein, which encodes MHPQDLVRDHTVYSCVMGSRAFGLATDDSDTDRRGIFLAPTPLFWRFDKPPTHVDGPADEQFSWELERFCELALRANPNILECLHSPLVEHVTETGRELLSLRGAFLSRQAHDTFARYALGQRKKLDADVRTHGAPRWKHAMHLLRLLMSCRDLLRTGVLTIDVGDQREPLLAVKRGELSWPQVESWMNRLAAESEDAAVHTPLPAEPDRERIEDFLFRTRRTSALKPVEPLEPHADDEVVQRVVRRVGTGQH
- a CDS encoding DNA polymerase beta superfamily protein; translated protein: MTVDLGPDLDTDLTSVVAEQRDPLLFATVSGAHLYGFPSRDSDVDMRGVHLLPVTDLVGLREPEETRSRMWFRDGVEMDLVTHDLRKFVRLMLRNNGYVLEQLLSPLVVHTTDTHAELVALAPDVLTSNHAHHYRGFANTQWRLFEKNGELKPLLYTFRVLLTGIHLMRSGVVVAHLPTLIGEVDAPAYLPDLVAAKAEAEHGGADVGHARVAADVERLHAVLDEAQAASVLPGSHTAYDALHDLVVRVRLQGLNGLQG